A genome region from Desulfobacterales bacterium includes the following:
- a CDS encoding DUF2914 domain-containing protein produces MRLKQTTGRSVCVPLWMVLMGALGFWLLPFQTTTSVFGAESSQLQLFQALMAEDIFSNAPRNPTTVFSVEQKKAVCYTSFNQVPQKLIIYHNWYHRDVPSAKIRLTLRPPRWSTYSSIELNQSDVGPWRVEITDESGKIIEALRFSVTE; encoded by the coding sequence ATGAGACTAAAACAAACCACGGGGCGCAGTGTTTGCGTCCCTCTCTGGATGGTGCTGATGGGTGCACTCGGATTTTGGCTGCTGCCATTCCAGACAACGACATCTGTCTTTGGTGCCGAATCATCACAGCTGCAGTTGTTTCAGGCATTAATGGCTGAGGACATTTTTTCTAACGCCCCCCGCAACCCGACGACGGTTTTTTCCGTCGAGCAAAAGAAAGCCGTTTGCTATACATCGTTCAATCAGGTACCGCAAAAACTAATTATTTATCATAACTGGTATCACCGCGATGTGCCCAGCGCCAAAATTCGGTTAACGCTTAGGCCACCCCGCTGGTCAACTTACAGCAGCATCGAACTAAACCAATCCGATGTCGGTCCCTGGCGGGTTGAAATCACCGATGAATCCGGCAAAATTATAGAAGCATTAAGATTCAGTGTGACGGAATAA
- a CDS encoding amylo-alpha-1,6-glucosidase, translating into MTYDIHIVQNPAPGTRLVSFCGDTLRLTLQLPDTHSGTAWVRTNIGYASIIREEIIREVEEKKPPLGKAWFDLPMKRLDERRFTVTLPLCEAGHFEAKCYFLKEGEVQPTWPPGPNTAINVEAADACCANIIYNAFVRQFGPNKTGRRRLEPSDEQCVQKLDSSGYTVIPPSGKFRDLIGELDFIIGELGCRLLMLLPIHPTPTTYARMGRFGSPYAALSFTEVDPALAEFDPHATPLEQFIELVDAVHRRNAKILIDIAINHTGWAARLHEAHPQWLVRSPEGRIEVPGAWGVAWEDLTKLDYSQPELWQYMADVFLKWCRRGVDGFRCDAGYMIPLAAWRYIVAKVRSQFPDVIFLLEGLGGKISVTRDLLNRANLNWAYSELFQNYDRKQIEHYLPEAIDIANTDGLTVHFAETHDNLRLAQQSESYARMRTALCALSSHNGAFGFANGVEWLATEKINVHDAPSLNWGATPNQVAEIRRLNHLLKIHPAFHQEVALNMHQQKDGNAIVLLRHHRASGKKLLIIVNLEPDKQTRVFWDANTTGLPAPLFYDLLSGASLEPETIDNMHSLLLAPGQVLCLSTQADDLTQAQRYPKQPFTIPAKIEQQRLSAKALEVVSFYGGIGHFDGFDRRQAVQQLKEDPLTFCKQQVSADRPPGVIIWQWPQDLQREVMLPPDHFLLIRSDCAFGVRMAAGDQTLAAEASLPTADGHHFVLLRPLKVPQTFTPCTLSLSVYDQTDPHGCRHEEAHVLLLPSAKELRIKQRFNHSELIAEDLTFLATNGRGAMMRSPVAWNRLASRYDGLLAANFNPQYPADRWIMFSRCRAWIVFQGYSQALNRDCLEMFRTSADGSGWWQYHVPTGQGQNVLLTVRMTMAAGQNSIALQFFRHPAKGLPQRLTDSESVEIILRPDIENRSFHAATKAYQGPENRWPKAVSAFDNGFDFGPDADHQLRIQMAKAAFVPEPEWLYMIHRPQDARRGHDPDSDLFSPGYLSVYVKGNQTVSLHATAGSASEISEAPSSATDSMAEAVLAESEAQTSVSKMLQTALAHYVVKRGDLKSVIAGYPWFLDWGRDALIFVRGLVAAGKTAEARDILVQFARFEKNGTLPNMIQAENDANRNTSDAPLWLLTACADWVQAQDKDTLLATDCGGRSLGQILLSIGQSLKNGAPNGVYMDPESGLIFSPTHFSWMDTNHPAGSPRQGYPIEIQALWFAALRFLAQIDPAESGRHWRQLAKQVQQSILQYFWQPELAFLSDCLHATPGQPASAAVADDALRPNQLLAITLGAIKDAVKCRSILAACETLLVPGAIRSLADRTVRHEIKIVHRGALLNDPDHPYWGKYEGDEDTRRKPAYHNGTAWTWMFPSYCEAWEMTYGPESKPTALAWLASGAHLLEHGCLGHIPEILDGDYPHTARGCDAQAWGASELLRVWLKLT; encoded by the coding sequence ATGACCTATGACATTCATATCGTGCAAAATCCAGCTCCGGGAACGCGGCTGGTGAGCTTCTGTGGTGATACCCTGAGGCTAACCCTTCAATTGCCCGATACCCATTCCGGTACGGCATGGGTGCGCACCAATATCGGTTATGCCAGCATCATCAGAGAGGAAATTATCCGGGAGGTCGAAGAAAAAAAACCACCACTTGGTAAAGCCTGGTTTGATCTTCCCATGAAGCGTTTGGATGAACGGCGTTTTACAGTCACCCTGCCCCTGTGCGAGGCCGGCCATTTTGAAGCCAAATGCTATTTTTTAAAAGAAGGCGAGGTTCAGCCGACATGGCCGCCGGGACCCAACACGGCCATTAACGTAGAGGCGGCTGATGCCTGTTGCGCCAACATCATTTACAACGCTTTTGTGCGGCAATTTGGACCCAATAAAACCGGTCGCCGCAGGCTTGAACCATCCGATGAACAGTGTGTTCAAAAGTTGGATAGCAGCGGTTATACAGTTATCCCGCCATCGGGAAAATTTCGTGACCTGATTGGAGAACTGGATTTTATCATCGGTGAGCTGGGGTGCCGCTTGCTGATGCTGCTGCCCATCCATCCGACGCCAACAACCTATGCCCGCATGGGAAGATTCGGCAGCCCTTACGCTGCCTTGAGCTTTACCGAAGTTGATCCTGCCCTGGCAGAATTTGATCCCCATGCCACACCCCTGGAGCAATTCATCGAGTTGGTGGACGCGGTTCACCGCCGCAACGCCAAAATCCTGATCGATATTGCCATCAATCACACCGGCTGGGCTGCGCGGCTGCATGAAGCCCATCCGCAATGGCTGGTCAGAAGTCCCGAAGGCCGTATCGAAGTGCCCGGCGCCTGGGGGGTTGCCTGGGAAGACCTGACGAAATTGGACTATTCTCAGCCGGAGTTGTGGCAGTATATGGCGGATGTTTTCCTCAAGTGGTGTCGCCGGGGAGTGGACGGCTTCCGTTGCGATGCAGGATATATGATACCATTGGCCGCCTGGCGCTACATCGTCGCCAAAGTGCGGTCTCAATTTCCAGATGTGATCTTTTTGCTTGAGGGTCTAGGCGGGAAAATTTCGGTGACCCGCGATCTTTTGAACCGCGCCAACTTAAACTGGGCCTATTCAGAACTGTTTCAAAATTACGACCGCAAACAAATTGAGCATTACCTGCCGGAAGCCATCGATATTGCCAACACTGACGGTTTAACAGTACATTTTGCTGAAACCCATGATAACCTCAGGTTGGCGCAGCAATCTGAATCGTATGCGCGCATGCGAACCGCTCTGTGTGCTTTGAGCTCCCATAACGGCGCATTCGGCTTTGCCAATGGTGTGGAATGGCTGGCCACCGAAAAAATAAACGTTCATGATGCCCCGTCGTTGAACTGGGGTGCGACCCCAAACCAGGTCGCTGAAATTCGACGCTTGAATCATCTGCTGAAGATCCATCCGGCGTTTCACCAAGAGGTTGCCCTAAACATGCACCAGCAAAAGGACGGAAATGCGATTGTCCTGCTGCGGCACCATCGCGCCTCTGGAAAAAAATTATTGATCATTGTCAACTTGGAGCCGGACAAGCAAACCAGAGTTTTCTGGGACGCAAACACAACAGGTTTGCCAGCCCCTTTATTTTATGATCTGCTCAGCGGTGCGTCGCTTGAACCAGAGACAATCGATAACATGCACAGCCTGCTGTTGGCACCCGGCCAGGTGTTGTGTCTGTCAACCCAGGCGGATGATCTAACGCAAGCCCAGCGGTATCCCAAACAACCCTTCACGATACCCGCAAAAATAGAACAGCAGCGTTTGTCAGCCAAAGCGTTGGAGGTGGTGTCATTTTACGGGGGTATCGGCCATTTCGATGGTTTTGATCGGCGCCAGGCGGTACAGCAGCTAAAAGAAGATCCGCTGACGTTTTGCAAACAGCAGGTTTCCGCCGATCGGCCACCCGGGGTGATCATCTGGCAATGGCCGCAGGATCTGCAGCGGGAAGTCATGCTCCCGCCCGATCATTTTTTGCTTATCCGCTCTGATTGCGCCTTCGGAGTCCGAATGGCCGCTGGGGACCAAACCTTGGCAGCAGAAGCCAGCCTGCCGACGGCGGATGGTCACCATTTTGTTTTGTTGAGACCGCTTAAAGTACCGCAAACCTTTACACCCTGTACTTTGTCATTGTCGGTCTACGATCAGACAGACCCTCACGGTTGTCGGCATGAAGAGGCCCATGTGCTGTTGTTGCCGAGCGCCAAGGAGTTGCGCATCAAACAACGGTTTAACCATTCTGAGCTTATCGCTGAAGATTTAACCTTTTTGGCAACCAACGGTCGCGGTGCCATGATGCGCAGCCCAGTGGCCTGGAACAGGCTGGCCAGCCGCTATGACGGGCTACTGGCCGCCAATTTCAATCCACAATATCCTGCCGATCGCTGGATAATGTTCAGCCGCTGCCGGGCCTGGATCGTTTTTCAGGGGTACTCACAGGCCCTCAATCGGGATTGTCTGGAAATGTTTCGGACATCGGCAGACGGCAGCGGATGGTGGCAATATCACGTTCCTACCGGTCAGGGCCAAAATGTTTTGCTGACAGTTCGGATGACCATGGCAGCGGGCCAAAATTCGATAGCACTGCAATTTTTCCGACATCCGGCCAAAGGTCTGCCTCAAAGACTGACCGATTCAGAGTCGGTGGAAATTATTTTGCGACCCGACATTGAAAACCGTAGTTTTCATGCCGCTACCAAGGCTTATCAGGGGCCTGAAAATCGATGGCCAAAAGCGGTGAGCGCCTTTGACAATGGTTTTGATTTTGGACCGGATGCTGACCATCAGCTCAGAATCCAGATGGCTAAGGCCGCCTTTGTGCCGGAACCCGAATGGCTTTACATGATCCATCGGCCGCAGGATGCCCGGCGGGGTCATGATCCGGATTCAGATCTATTCAGCCCCGGATATCTGTCCGTATATGTCAAAGGCAATCAGACCGTATCGCTGCATGCCACGGCCGGATCAGCCAGTGAGATATCAGAGGCACCGTCATCCGCTACCGATTCGATGGCCGAGGCGGTCTTGGCGGAAAGCGAAGCGCAAACATCGGTCAGCAAGATGTTGCAAACCGCCTTGGCGCATTATGTTGTCAAACGCGGTGATTTAAAATCGGTCATCGCCGGTTATCCATGGTTTCTGGATTGGGGGCGGGATGCCTTAATTTTTGTGCGCGGATTGGTGGCTGCCGGTAAAACCGCTGAGGCCCGCGATATACTCGTCCAATTTGCCCGTTTTGAGAAAAACGGCACCCTGCCGAACATGATTCAGGCAGAAAATGACGCCAACCGCAATACATCCGATGCACCCCTATGGCTGCTGACGGCCTGTGCCGACTGGGTCCAAGCACAAGATAAAGACACCTTGCTGGCCACAGATTGCGGCGGGCGCTCGCTGGGACAAATTCTGCTGTCCATCGGCCAGTCCTTGAAAAACGGCGCGCCCAACGGTGTGTACATGGACCCGGAATCGGGGTTGATTTTCAGTCCAACCCATTTCAGCTGGATGGATACCAACCATCCAGCCGGCAGCCCCCGTCAAGGCTATCCAATTGAAATTCAGGCCCTGTGGTTTGCGGCCCTTCGTTTTCTGGCCCAAATAGATCCGGCGGAATCCGGCCGGCATTGGCGGCAGCTGGCCAAACAGGTTCAACAATCGATTCTGCAATATTTCTGGCAACCGGAACTGGCCTTTTTGTCGGATTGTCTGCACGCCACCCCCGGACAACCGGCATCGGCTGCTGTTGCCGATGATGCCCTGCGCCCCAATCAACTGTTGGCCATCACACTGGGCGCCATCAAAGATGCCGTCAAGTGCCGCAGCATTCTGGCGGCCTGTGAAACCCTCCTGGTCCCGGGGGCTATCCGCAGCCTGGCAGACCGAACGGTTCGACACGAGATTAAAATTGTCCACCGGGGAGCATTGCTAAACGATCCCGACCATCCGTACTGGGGAAAATATGAAGGCGATGAAGACACCCGGCGCAAACCGGCCTATCATAACGGCACGGCCTGGACCTGGATGTTTCCTTCTTATTGTGAAGCTTGGGAGATGACCTACGGACCCGAAAGCAAGCCTACCGCACTGGCATGGCTTGCCAGTGGGGCACATTTGCTCGAGCATGGCTGTCTGGGTCATATACCCGAAATTTTAGACGGCGATTATCCGCATACAGCGCGCGGATGTGATGCCCAGGCCTGGGGGGCCAGTGAGTTGCTTAGGGTCTGGCTAAAACTAACCTGA